In Anaerobacillus sp. CMMVII, a single window of DNA contains:
- the veg gene encoding biofilm formation stimulator Veg, which yields MGKTLVDIKRTLDANIGKRITIKANGGRRKTIERSGFLEETYPSVFIIKLDEDQNAFERVSYSYADVLTETVQLTVCEDESPVAVEVE from the coding sequence ATGGGAAAAACGTTAGTTGATATTAAGCGCACGTTAGACGCAAATATTGGAAAGCGAATTACAATAAAAGCGAATGGCGGCCGTCGCAAGACGATTGAACGTTCTGGTTTTCTTGAAGAAACGTACCCGTCTGTATTTATTATTAAGCTGGATGAAGATCAAAATGCCTTCGAAAGAGTGTCATATAGTTATGCAGACGTTTTAACAGAAACGGTGCAATTAACGGTATGTGAGGATGAAAGTCCTGTTGCTGTAGAGGTTGAATAG
- the ispE gene encoding 4-(cytidine 5'-diphospho)-2-C-methyl-D-erythritol kinase, with translation MKITIKAPAKINLSLDVLHKREDGFHEVEMIMTTVDLADRIELTLLEEDRIMIDVSEGFVPSDSRNLAYQAAQLLKDKFQVVKGVRIFIQKNIPVSAGLAGGSSDAAATLRGLNQLWSLGLSLDELAVLGAQIGSDVSFCVYGGTALATGRGEKIQHISAPPPCWVILAKPPIGVSTAEVYRNLKITDLTHPNIESMVAAIEGHDYEGICHQLGNVLESVTFNLYPEVQRIKEQMIRFGADGVLMSGSGPTVFGLVKHESRMSRIYNGLRGFCNDVHAVRIIGERYY, from the coding sequence ATGAAAATAACGATAAAGGCACCAGCAAAAATTAATTTATCTCTTGATGTCCTGCATAAAAGAGAAGATGGATTTCATGAGGTAGAGATGATCATGACAACTGTTGATTTAGCTGACCGTATTGAATTAACGTTGTTGGAAGAAGATCGTATTATGATTGATGTTTCAGAAGGGTTTGTGCCGAGTGATAGTCGAAATTTGGCCTATCAGGCAGCTCAATTATTAAAGGACAAGTTCCAAGTTGTAAAAGGAGTTCGGATTTTTATTCAAAAAAATATCCCTGTTTCAGCAGGGCTTGCCGGGGGGAGCAGTGATGCTGCAGCTACTCTTAGGGGCCTAAATCAACTTTGGAGTTTAGGGTTAAGTTTAGATGAGCTTGCTGTATTAGGTGCACAAATTGGTTCGGATGTCTCATTTTGCGTTTATGGTGGGACAGCCCTCGCTACGGGGAGAGGAGAAAAAATTCAACACATCAGTGCCCCACCTCCTTGTTGGGTAATATTAGCAAAACCGCCAATCGGAGTTTCAACTGCAGAGGTTTATCGGAATTTAAAAATAACTGATCTCACACATCCAAATATTGAATCAATGGTTGCGGCAATTGAAGGTCATGATTATGAAGGGATTTGTCATCAGTTAGGAAATGTTCTTGAGTCAGTAACCTTTAATCTTTACCCTGAGGTTCAAAGAATAAAGGAACAGATGATTCGCTTTGGGGCTGATGGTGTATTAATGAGTGGTAGTGGACCAACAGTATTTGGTCTTGTCAAACATGAATCAAGAATGTCGCGGATTTATAATGGTTTAAGGGGATTTTGTAATGATGTGCACGCAGTTCGCATAATTGGAGAACGCTACTATTGA
- a CDS encoding alpha/beta-type small acid-soluble spore protein — protein sequence MARRRGIMSEKFKVELAKELGFYDTVQKEGWGGIRSRDAGNMVKRAVELAEQHLAANAKK from the coding sequence TTGGCCAGAAGACGAGGGATTATGTCTGAAAAATTTAAAGTTGAACTTGCAAAAGAACTTGGGTTTTACGATACTGTCCAAAAAGAGGGTTGGGGCGGAATTCGTTCTCGTGACGCCGGGAATATGGTGAAGCGTGCAGTTGAACTTGCTGAACAGCATCTAGCTGCCAACGCGAAAAAATAA